The genomic interval ATCTCTCCTTTAATCTAACCCCCCCCCAATTTACTTCTAATAATTACACATGGGTCCACTTTGATTTGTGATCTTCCCAGAATATCGACAATTAACATCACATTTGTCAGGAAACAAAGAGACCCCTTTGTGTACCAAAACCAGCCCCCACCCCAGAGGATGGTGATTGGTTCTCTGTTTTTTAGGCTAACTGCTGGGTCTGCTTTCACCTTAGGAAACAGTCAAACCTTGGTGTGGCACTGTGGTTCAGTGGGAGAGGTGATCTAATATGCTCGGGCCATAGGTTTGACCTCTAATAcctaccattttttaaaaagcaagttttttttttctttaaaaaaaattcctaaattgTTGCAATCCTACATAGGTTTTAAGCATAACATTTGAGCAGAACTAGTCCTAGGTTGAATCTTTGAAGTTTTCTCATCTCGTGTGTTCTACAGCCCTGAGTGACCAAGGTTGAGATAGTTAAACTATGTATTTACTTACGTAAGCCCTCTTAACAGACCTAATCTGAGTGCCTTCCCTTCTAGTAACTCAAATATACTAAAAATGTATCCAGATATATATTCTCATCTAACTTGATTAGTATACTACTTTGACATTAGAACCCAGTAAATAACAAAACCAGGAGTACATAGGGAAACGCTTATTAGCGCTACTTGAATCATAGGGGATTAAACTGAAGACTATCTCAGGACAGTAATCTCTAATGCTATCCATATGAAAGAAGCATTAGTTGTATTTTACACTGTAACAGCTGGTCATACTTAAATTTGTATTTGATTCTTCTTTTAGATCTACTGGTATCGACAAGGAGACTTAGAACCGAAATTTAGAAATCTAATTTACTATATCTTATTTTCTATCATCATGTTATGTATATGTGCAAACTTGTACTTCCATGATGTGGGAAGGTGAGGCTGCAGAGACGAAATACTTACCAGGACTCTTGGAAATCTATGTGAATTTAACTGCTGCAAAAAAGTATGCTGAAGACTCATCGACAGACGTGTGGTACATGATGTTTCCATGTTAACTGTAAATCTCAATCCCCCCTGCGAGGGGGCTGCAGCATAGATCTCTGCTCTCCTTTAAAACGCCCACACATTCCAGCCCTCAAATAGCAAGGAATTCTCACttttgaaagaattttttttttttgtttttgttttttttttttttaacaatttaattGCATGGCTCAAAATCTTGCATTTTAAGACAAATACTCTTTTATTTCTGTTAAACTGAATATACAATTATTGTTCCCCTAGGCAACCAACTTTTGCTTATTACTACAGTTTTACATTAATAAACAGATGGTGAAAAGACAGCTTTGATTGTGAAGATCtaattacaataataaataaaataatttatacaagtttcctttttttttcctcctttttttggaCTTTTCTATAAGGATCATATCATTAAAGCCCTACAGGCTAGTTTTGGCTTTACCTTAGGAATGActcttgatttgttttcttttgatacagaagcaaattttgttttttaaaagtgccTGAGGGAGAAGCTATAGTGTACCCCCAGCAGGTAATGCACGAAGTGAACAGCATACTCTAATTAATACCCCTCACTATCTTCTGGGCAATTTATATGTAAAACATGTCATAAAAAAAGTCATGGTTATCAGACACAGGCAATATGACCTCTCCCCTCATTTAATTTCACTTCAAAGTGCTAGCTGTAAACTAATGACTGGTTTCTGATGAGAGTTGATAACTGTTTTGTTACCACTTTAACCACGTTccctttaaaagttaaaaatcaaaGACCTGTAGTGAATTTTCTTAACTCTGTAATGCTTTGCTTCTTTACCCTGCCTCAGTCAGCTCCCACTGCCAGCAATGGGTTAACCAGCACAACCACCCCCCATAATGTGGTATCTGGATGCTGGTCATGGTCATGTCATCAACTCCTAAGTTAATCTTTCTGAAAGTCACTGCTAACATAAGCTGAATTACAACCAGCCCAGCTTGAGTCTGGACAGAGCTGTGTCTAACTGCAGAGATGAGTATTACTACTTATATTTAAACCAGAGTAGTTAAGCTCTGGTGATATAAGTAGCTGCAGTGACTGCAACTCCCTCTTGACATAAAACCTAACAAGTCTGGGCAATTCACACTTCCTATCCTCCATCATAACAACTGTTATAAAATTGGACCTCAGATGATCTACTGAGAAGGAGGTAAAAGTAACAGCAGCAACAATGTGCATGGCTTAAGCATGGCAGCTAAGTACAAGCCAGAGGAATGGCAAACCACAACTCCTGGGATGGCTCCTTTCTTTGGAGACAATGTAGTCACAATGTGGCTTCTTGAAGTACCTGTTTCTAATAATCTAGTGACAGTTTACTAAGTCCTCAACATCCTTTGAGTCTTCAGAAACAGGACTGCCCAAAGATGATCCAATTATATTTGATGCTTCCTGATGATGCTGGAATATTGGATCTGTAATGAGTCAAGTTTAAATAAAGTTAGtattaaatgtgtgtttctgaTTCTCCATTCAGTCCAATAGTTTACCAAAGTGTAGGATTTACCCAATAAAAGAACACTGATAGATCAAGAGAAAAGTTAGCATGGATGCATAAAACAACAGCCCGATTCCCCCCATCCCCTTACTATGTATCAGGCTCATGATTAAGTCTCAGTAGAGTACCTGTTAGTGTTGTCAAAGGCAAGACAGATTCAGTATCTATAACATCAGATGCCTGGATAAAGCCATGAGGTGAAGGAACGATAAGTATTGTTTCATCATCAATTGTCTGATGAACTTGGTGCACTATGGTGGGAGACTCTAAATCCtacatgatattttaaaaaaaaaaggagaaactgaTTTACATCCCAAGTGTCCATGTTTGTTAGTACTTAGCTCTCAAATATATTCCATCTGAAAATTAGAACATAAAGGTTTAGACCTTAGAGAAAAGAATTATGTTGCACTGTGGGATATATGTAATTTCTAAAATCTACTATTACCCATACCACCCAAAGGTGATCCAGGAGTTGATGGCAACAATTTGTTGCCTGTGAAAAGGGGACACTTCAGCAAGGAACTATGCCCAGGTGTCTCTGCCTGCTCATTTCTGTCAGCAACAAGAAcacattaatttataatttttgaaTTGAAACTCTgtgagtaaaaagaaaagaagaaggtacTAGAGCAACTGTTCTTCAACCCctttggggttgcatatcagatatttatattccaattcctaacagtagcaaacgTATAGTTTTATGGCTGGTCATCACCATAAGCTGAGAAATGCATTAAAGGGTTTTGgtgttgggaaggttgagaaccactgtcctacaGCATCTCTCCTTTAAAGCCCTCCTGAAGCCCACGGCAACACCAGCTGCAGTCTTCCTCAGAGCTTACCTCAGTAACATAAGCACTGGCTAAGTCAGACGGCGGTTCTTCCTGCTTAAGGTCAGTGTCGGCAATTTCTTCCTCTGTTCTGACCATGACACTGTTCATCAGTTCTGTGCTATTTTGGTCGCTGAATTTAGATACATGAGCATTATTAAATGATGGTTGTATAGTCATCTTAGGCCGAGGAATTTCGTCTGGGAAAGTGTCTGCTTCTAGTGCATCTGGAGGCTCAGGGAAATCAGATGAATGAAGATCACTATCAACTGTCAGTTCCTCTTGGGATAATGAAGAAGTGATGTCCTCTGTAGCTACCGTCTGAATGATGACTCTTGGTGTGTGACATTGTACCGTGACATTATCGCTTGTGTTCAACAAATGTTCTGGCTGTAACACATTAAAAGAAACTATCaatgacaaaaagacaaagaaCTGTCTCCCTTTCCCATACCTTTCCCCTCTGCAGCTACTTCACCACTTTTCTACCTGTGTTTCCGTCCCCTTCGAGTCCCTTGTTGTACATTTCCTATTTGAATGAGTATCACTCTTTGTTAAAGAAACAGTGGCGATTACAGGTATACCCGGGGAAGAACGCATGCACAAGACTGTACTGAGGACAGGCAGCATGAAATATTCTTGATACCCAAACAACTTTACATTTTTATCAAGTAATGAGGCACTCAAAAATGATAAGTATATAACATACGGATAAAGCATGAACAATGATCTGTtcaggagaagcaggagcagcagctgccAGGGTTACTGTGGGATTTGTGGTCAGTGTTAGGGGAAGGCCTTGACTTGAGCTTGTTTGAAGAAGGTAGGTGCCTGGAGTACCAGTGGGCTGTAAATGGAAAGACTAAAGAAGAAAAAGCGACTCAGCACAGACACAAAAGCCCATGGATTAACTCTACATCTACATTTAACCTGAATTTAGTAGCTAGCAACTGCACTTGCCAATCATGAAGGTACAAATGATAAAGTGAATATTCTTTATTATGTAAACTGTCTCCAACCATCTGAGAGATAATGAATAAAGCAGTTACTATGTCTTTTGTTCCCATGCATTTTTATGTTCTGGTTTCAACTAAGTATCAATACACTAGATTCAGGAGCCACCATGGGCAATACAGGAACCCACTTTTCAATCACCTCTTTAAACTTTTTGCtgtagtttaaaaaacaaaacaaaacaaaaacccaaaacctcttAAGACAAGCAAGATATCTTATCTTAGTGGGTTACGGCGTTTGCCAAACTggagtttgatccccaagacGAACAGTGGAACAGACTCTGGCaagttatcctttgacctccatcaCCATTAAGGCATGTCCCCTTGTCCCCATAACAAGATGCAGAAGTAAGAGTTTACGTTTCTGAAAAGGCACATCAGCAgtgcttatttattatttacttgaaTGCTTTTATGTTAGGAAATACCCATATATTCAGGGAAATGAAGACACTACTTGAAACGATGGTTAACTAGAAAAATGTGTCTCTGTGATGAGTCTGGGTTATCGTAATAACCTGcagaatacatatttttatacaCTAGGTAGTGGGTAAGCTGGATAATCTATTTTTCAGTTTAATATTGTCTTGGCCAAAGTCTTTTCTGTGTCTCAAATCCCTGAATACAGGTTTTCTTATTGCTAACAAGGAGATAATCTCTATGTCTCATGGAAAGGGCTGGCAGACATAGAAATTGTTAAAGTGCCTATTACCCACTGGGAAATGAAGTTTTTCTCTGCTTTTtcgaaaagtgaaaaaaaaattttctaaatgtttcaAGTATTTACTGTAAATAGCAAAGAAtactgaatatatgtatatacatttcaagtgttttaaTACACTTGTCTATAAATTTCAAGAAAattacatgtatgggtgttttgcctgctgtTTGTATGCCCAATACGTTCCTGGTGCCCACCATGGGAAGAAAACGGTGTTAAATTTCACCCTGGAACTGaaatcacagatggttgtgaggtataatgtaggtgctgggaacagagcttGGGTCCTTGGGAAGAACAGCAAGGGCTCATACGGCTGAGCAATCGCTCCAGCCCGCGATAAGACTCATGAAACATTCTGTAGAACCGCCTAGGTAAGAACCCTTAACACCCACTACACTGTACATTCCCACCGTGAGACCACTTTAAGTTGGAGATGGAAAGAGGATCTATTGATACTCTGGCGATCTTCCAGGGAGCTAGCAAAAGGTATTGCCTAAATTATTGTATTAATATCTAATTCTTTAAATCTTGAAGCGACATGAATAGTGtttacattttcttaataaaatagaGGGAACTAACTCCAGGCTTACTCTAGGAAGGAAGACATGAACTGGGGCTTTTGCTTTTTAGATCTTCATTGCCCCTAAAAGAAACCTTGTACATTTAAATTATGACCCGTTTCCCCCCAGCTAGAGGGACCCACAATTTACTTCTATCAAATCCAGATGTTTATTTGGAGAATTTCAATTAAGTGAGAGCCCCAAGAGATGTTTCTGTCACTGATGGAGCTACTTGTAGATAAATCCATTGTTAAGCCAGCAGTGTATCTTTACTATTCGGGCTCACTGAAGAAGAGGAAGGTACCCTGTGGATGAGTACCTGCTTATCAGTGACTGTATGGCCGACTGAAGAAGCTGCAGCTTCTCCTACCTAGCACAGTGATCACACTGCTAACCCAAAATTTGAAATTAAGCTTTCATGCATGAGTTCTTATGTCAACTTTCCTTTCTCTTAGATTTGATCATTTGATAGTAAGTGTatagtgtgcacacatgtgaaaatGTTATGTAGGCCAGAGCCAACataggtgtcttcctcagtctcttACTGACATGGCTAGACTGGCTGTTAAATCGCGAAATGGTGGAACTGCAGCAGGTAGGTATGTGTTGCCACGCCCTTTTGCTTAcacagccatcttcccagctcctgaTAAACtttcacatttttacaaataacaAGATTCATTAGTTAACCAGGAAGGACTGGAACTAGAAAGTTTGTATGCAGTGGCTAGTTTTAACTGCTTACTAACAACATACTCAATAAACGCTACCAATGGCTCATGAAGGCTCCACCAGCTCTCAGTAATTAGTCAGCACAAAGTTAGACCGTCTACTCAGTACTCCTGTAATTTGGAGATGTAAACAAAGCTTGGAGAAAGAGCAGCATGACAATGACCTATATAGAAGTGGATGTCTCACTTGTCTAGACTGTCCATCTGGCCTCAGAATTCTAATTTCACAATAACAGTTCTAGTAAAGATACCTGAGCTTTGTTTTGCATAAGAACAGCCAATAACTATTAATCTCAAGTATTACTCACTGGAAGAATCTCAAATGTTTGTAGTGTTCCACTGTTTAGTGTGATTGTTTCTGAGTCAACAGAAGCAGCAGGGGAGTCTGTTGAAGCTGTAGTAAGAACAAGGACAATAATAAAATGCTTTGTGAAGTTTCTCCAATGGATCCAGCTGTCAGGAAGGAAATCTCATAATGAATCATTTGCCTGTAAGCCTAAAGCTACATGATGGACCTATCTGCGATGGCGCAAAGATCAGACACACAATAGCTAACATTAGCCCACTGCCAGCTTTACTAAAACAATCATGCCTACCATGTTTTTTAGAATATATAtgctttcctactttctagaAAGCAATAGTAACACCATAAGCCTCATAAAGCCAAAGAAACAAGATGTTTGCTGTTAACTCTTGGTATATATCAGAAAGTGTTGCAAGTGTTAGGAAGCAAGAACACACCAAGGctaatgtggaaggagagagagaaacttagAGAAACATTTTCTGGATACTTTTAGTAAGCACTATAGATGTGGACTGGCCTTCTTGTAACATGAGATATTCTAGTAACACTGCTTAGTCCATGGTCACAGAAAAGTAATTTAGTCCAAATTTAACATTCGGATTTTATCTGTCCTACCTCTATAGTTGTTATgagtaaaagtaattttaaaatcaaatgatagtattttttttatttttttagaagacAATATTTTAGGGGGGTGTCTAATGAGCAAAATTAAGAGACTGGGGTCAGAATGCTAACAATAATGAATGGGTTACAGAACTCTTACGTTACTCATATCTTGCAGTTAGTAATAAAATActcttaaaattattaaaaggaGATAGTATGAACAAGTATTAAAGttccatttataaaatatttgctgTCTTCTTAATGGATATTGTCATCCTAGTGGTGGCTAACACTCTCCTGGACAATTTATTAGTCAGTAACATCTTGTATATTTATTTAGACTAGAAACTGCTCTCACTTCAACTATAAAAAACATGGAGGGCCAAATAATAAGTAAAACAAGTAACTAGTTTAAATGTTTCTAAAGTagctttgtggtgctggggatcaaatgcaGGACTTCACTCATACAAGGCAAGTGCAGCCCCCTCAAAGGTAACTTTGATAGTTATTGCATATATAGACACATTATCGTCAAAATATCAGTCCGTGCCCCTTGTTTCTAAACAAGGGTACCGAGAGGTACAtttagatatgtgtatatttatttatttatatttgtcctAATGACAGAAAACACTATTAGCATCTTATAGATGAAGTCAAGAAACACAGCATGTAATAGGAGGGTATCTTGCAAAAACTTATTCAAAATGCAGTAATAAAATGCTCAGGTGAACACCCAGTGTAGGCTTGTGGACAATAACCTTTCATAGGCAAACAGCATCATGtaggaccaccaccaccaccaaaaaaaagggggggtgtaTGGTAAATAAAGATGGTTCCAAGAACTGGAACTAATTTCTGTCACTACAATCAAAGAAATGTCAGAAGGGGAGGAAGGTACACTTGGAACTGAAGTGAAaagtctttcctctctctctattGCTGGGTTCCTGAAATCTAAGCACAAAACTGACAGGCAAAGATAACTGAGATTAGAAACATTTTCCTGCATCCAACTGTCCCTTTACtaccttcatttttttcccaaccTTTATAAAGATCCCATTTTTAAAATCCACTACCTCAGATCCACCCCTATGTTGTTTACATTCTGGATAAATTATAAATGGTATGTCATACTGAATTCTAT from Mus musculus strain C57BL/6J chromosome 5, GRCm38.p6 C57BL/6J carries:
- the Dmtf1 gene encoding cyclin-D-binding Myb-like transcription factor 1 isoform X7 gives rise to the protein MKDTCNTGKWTEEEEKRLAEVVHELTSTEPGDIVTQGVSWAAVAERVGTRSEKQCRSKWLNYLNWKQSGGTEWTKEDEINLILRIAELDVADENDINWDLLAEGWSSVRSPQWLRSKWWTIKRQIANHKDVSFPASTDSPAASVDSETITLNSGTLQTFEILPSFHLQPTGTPGTYLLQTSSSQGLPLTLTTNPTVTLAAAAPASPEQIIVHALSPEHLLNTSDNVTVQCHTPRVIIQTVATEDITSSLSQEELTVDSDLHSSDFPEPPDALEADTFPDEIPRPKMTIQPSFNNAHVSKFSDQNSTELMNSVMVRTEEEIADTDLKQEEPPSDLASAYVTEDLESPTIVHQVHQTIDDETILIVPSPHGFIQASDVIDTESVLPLTTLTDPIFQHHQEASNIIGSSLGSPVSEDSKDVEDLVNCH
- the Dmtf1 gene encoding cyclin-D-binding Myb-like transcription factor 1 isoform X6, whose translation is MKDTCNTGKWTEEEEKRLAEVVHELTSTEPGDIVTQGVSWAAVAERVGTRSEKQCRSKWLNYLNWKQSGGTEWTKEDEINLILRIAELDVADENDINWDLLAEGWSSVRSPQWLRSKWWTIKRQIANHKDVSFPVLIKGLKQLHENQKNNPVLLENKSGSGVPNSNCNSSVQHVQIRVARLEDNTAISPSPMAALQIPVQITHVSSTDSPAASVDSETITLNSGTLQTFEILPSFHLQPTGTPGTYLLQTSSSQGLPLTLTTNPTVTLAAAAPASPEQIIVHALSPEHLLNTSDNVTVQCHTPRVIIQTVATEDITSSLSQEELTVDSDLHSSDFPEPPDALEADTFPDEIPRPKMTIQPSFNNAHVSKFSDQNSTELMNSVMVRTEEEIADTDLKQEEPPSDLASAYVTEDLESPTIVHQVHQTIDDETILIVPSPHGFIQASDVIDTESVLPLTTLTDPIFQHHQEASNIIGSSLGSPVSEDSKDVEDLVNCH